The following coding sequences lie in one Megalodesulfovibrio gigas DSM 1382 = ATCC 19364 genomic window:
- a CDS encoding cytochrome ubiquinol oxidase subunit I, giving the protein MDALLLSRWQFAVASFFHFLFVPLTLGLSVLVAMMETKYVRTGDETYKRMAKFWGRLFLINFALGVVTGITLEFQFGTNWARYSSFVGDIFGSLLAVEATVAFFLESTFIAVWVFGWDRLSKKMHNAAIWIVAIATNLSAIWILLANGFMQNPVGYVIRNGRAELDSFYEVVTNGFGWSQFFHTVSGAWMLAGFFVMGISAWHLLRNNEMDFFKRSFKFGAAFAIIFSVLVAVQGHHHGNQVARLQPTKMAAMESLWETEKPAGMSLLVIPDEANERNLVEFLKIPYVLSILAFNDPMAEVKGLKEWPKEDRPPVTLTFLSFRAMVGLGTLFIALGAMAWLWRNKIETKRTLLRVLVYAIPLPYLALEFGWAVAEIGRQPWIVWGLMRTENAHSVGVSATQVAVSLGAFFVVYTLLGLIDFFLLRKYAVKGPEKASTSEPKAA; this is encoded by the coding sequence ATGGACGCCTTGTTGTTGTCGCGATGGCAATTTGCCGTTGCGTCCTTTTTTCACTTCCTGTTTGTCCCGCTGACGCTGGGACTCTCTGTCCTGGTCGCCATGATGGAGACGAAATACGTCCGCACTGGCGACGAAACCTATAAACGCATGGCCAAGTTCTGGGGCCGGCTGTTCCTCATCAACTTCGCCCTGGGCGTGGTGACGGGCATTACCCTGGAGTTCCAGTTCGGCACCAACTGGGCCCGGTATTCCTCGTTTGTGGGGGATATCTTCGGCTCGCTGCTGGCCGTGGAGGCCACGGTGGCCTTCTTCCTGGAGTCCACCTTCATCGCGGTCTGGGTCTTCGGCTGGGACCGGCTCTCCAAAAAGATGCACAATGCAGCCATTTGGATTGTGGCCATCGCCACCAACCTGTCCGCCATCTGGATCCTGCTGGCCAACGGCTTCATGCAGAATCCCGTGGGCTACGTCATTCGCAACGGTCGCGCCGAGTTGGACAGCTTCTATGAGGTGGTGACCAACGGCTTTGGCTGGAGCCAGTTCTTCCACACCGTGTCCGGGGCGTGGATGCTCGCCGGCTTTTTCGTGATGGGCATTTCCGCCTGGCATCTGCTGCGCAACAACGAGATGGATTTCTTCAAACGCTCGTTCAAGTTCGGGGCGGCGTTCGCCATCATCTTCTCGGTGCTGGTGGCCGTGCAGGGGCACCACCACGGCAACCAGGTGGCCCGGCTGCAGCCCACCAAGATGGCGGCCATGGAATCCTTGTGGGAGACGGAAAAGCCGGCCGGCATGTCTTTGCTGGTGATTCCGGACGAAGCCAACGAGCGCAATCTTGTGGAATTCCTCAAGATTCCGTATGTGCTCTCCATCCTGGCCTTCAATGATCCCATGGCGGAAGTGAAGGGCCTGAAGGAATGGCCCAAGGAAGACCGCCCTCCCGTAACCCTGACCTTCCTGAGCTTCCGGGCCATGGTGGGGTTGGGCACGCTCTTCATCGCCCTGGGGGCCATGGCCTGGCTGTGGCGCAACAAGATTGAAACCAAGCGGACGCTGCTGCGGGTGCTGGTGTATGCCATCCCCCTGCCGTATCTGGCGTTGGAGTTCGGCTGGGCCGTGGCGGAAATCGGCCGGCAGCCGTGGATCGTCTGGGGGCTCATGCGCACCGAGAACGCGCACTCCGTGGGCGTGAGCGCCACGCAGGTGGCGGTCTCCCTGGGCGCATTCTTCGTGGTCTACACCCTGCTCGGGCTCATCGACTTCTTCCTGCTGCGCAAGTATGCGGTGAAGGGGCCGGAAAAGGCCAGCACCTCTGAACCCAAAGCCGCCTAA
- the cydB gene encoding cytochrome d ubiquinol oxidase subunit II, whose translation MLETIWFILWGVLWAMYFVLDGFDFGIGTLMPFLAKNETDRRIMYNAQGPFWDGNEVWLITAGGVTFAAFPEVYAVMFSQLYTPLYLLLFALIFRGVTFEFRHLSESPTMKKFMDICHVLGSFLPALLLGVAFSNIFMGLPLENGVSQGSFFGLLNPYALAGGLLFVTAFCYHGAVWLAIKSPASMRQRAIRAAEEIWPALVLLAVVFLAASALATDLYANYLKYPFLLFIPMIPVAGLVLTRVALGKRNLWQSWIFSAATIFGTTAFGVAGIFPALLPSSIGPEHSVTIHNGASSPLTLQIMLGVALVMVPAIILYQAWVFKHFSFQIKEEEMIY comes from the coding sequence ATGTTGGAGACCATTTGGTTCATCCTCTGGGGCGTTCTGTGGGCCATGTACTTCGTGCTGGATGGCTTTGATTTCGGCATCGGCACACTCATGCCCTTCCTGGCCAAGAACGAGACCGACCGACGCATCATGTACAACGCCCAGGGACCCTTCTGGGATGGCAATGAAGTGTGGCTCATCACTGCCGGCGGCGTGACCTTCGCCGCCTTCCCCGAGGTGTACGCGGTGATGTTCTCCCAGCTGTACACCCCGCTGTACCTGCTGCTCTTTGCCCTCATCTTCCGCGGCGTGACCTTTGAGTTCCGCCACCTGAGCGAGAGCCCGACCATGAAGAAATTCATGGACATCTGCCACGTGCTGGGCAGCTTCCTGCCGGCCCTGCTGCTGGGTGTGGCATTCTCGAACATCTTCATGGGCCTGCCCCTGGAGAATGGCGTGAGCCAGGGCAGCTTCTTCGGGCTGCTGAACCCCTACGCCCTGGCCGGCGGCCTGCTGTTTGTGACGGCCTTCTGCTACCATGGCGCAGTGTGGCTGGCCATCAAGTCCCCCGCCAGCATGCGGCAGCGGGCCATCCGGGCGGCCGAGGAGATCTGGCCGGCCCTGGTGCTGCTGGCGGTCGTTTTCCTGGCGGCCTCGGCCCTGGCCACGGATCTGTACGCCAACTACCTCAAGTATCCGTTCCTGCTCTTCATCCCCATGATCCCCGTGGCCGGCCTGGTGCTCACCCGCGTGGCCCTGGGCAAACGCAACCTGTGGCAGAGCTGGATCTTCTCCGCGGCCACCATCTTCGGCACCACGGCCTTCGGCGTGGCCGGGATCTTCCCGGCGCTGCTGCCGTCGTCCATTGGTCCCGAACATTCCGTGACCATCCACAACGGCGCCTCCAGCCCCCTGACCCTGCAGATCATGCTGGGCGTGGCGCTGGTGATGGTGCCGGCGATTATCCTGTATCAGGCCTGGGTGTTCAAGCATTTCAGCTTCCAGATCAAGGAAGAGGAAATGATTTATTGA
- a CDS encoding calcium/sodium antiporter, with protein sequence MVLALFAMVCGLALLVWSADRFVEGSAVAARHFGMPPLLIGMVVVGFGTSAPEMVVSALASLQGVPGIALGNAYGSNITNIACIVGISAMISPIAVHSQVLRKELPILAGVTLLTVLLLWDGRLSRLDAGLLLLVFAGLMAWTIRQGLRQRRNGLLGAPGEAELPDSPDALGEEVALELATKSMPINKALFWVGVGLVLLIISSRLLVWGAVEIAHSFGVSDLLIGLTIVALGTSLPELASSVAAARKGEDDIALGNIIGSNLFNTLVVVGIAGMIHPMDVTRDVLLRDMPVMGLLTLSLFVLGYGLRRPGAITRPEGAVLTACYLGYTAWLVVTALGGA encoded by the coding sequence ATGGTATTGGCGTTGTTCGCGATGGTCTGCGGCCTGGCGCTGCTCGTCTGGAGTGCGGACCGTTTTGTGGAAGGATCCGCGGTTGCCGCCCGGCATTTTGGCATGCCGCCCCTGCTCATCGGCATGGTGGTGGTGGGCTTCGGGACGTCTGCGCCGGAGATGGTCGTCTCGGCCCTGGCCTCCCTGCAGGGGGTGCCGGGCATTGCCCTGGGCAATGCCTACGGCTCCAACATCACCAACATCGCCTGCATTGTGGGCATCTCGGCCATGATCAGCCCCATTGCCGTGCACTCCCAGGTGCTGCGCAAGGAGTTGCCCATCCTGGCCGGGGTGACGCTGCTCACCGTGCTGCTGCTGTGGGACGGCCGGCTTTCGCGCCTGGATGCGGGGCTGCTGCTGCTGGTGTTTGCCGGATTGATGGCCTGGACCATCCGCCAGGGGTTGCGGCAGCGGCGCAACGGGTTGCTCGGAGCGCCCGGCGAGGCCGAATTGCCTGATAGTCCCGATGCCCTGGGCGAGGAAGTGGCCCTGGAGCTGGCAACGAAATCCATGCCCATCAACAAGGCGCTGTTCTGGGTGGGCGTCGGGCTGGTGCTGCTCATCATCAGTTCGCGGCTGCTGGTCTGGGGGGCGGTGGAGATTGCGCACTCTTTCGGCGTGAGCGATCTGCTGATCGGCCTGACCATCGTGGCCCTGGGCACTTCCCTGCCGGAGCTGGCCTCTTCCGTGGCCGCGGCCCGCAAGGGAGAGGACGACATCGCCCTGGGCAACATCATCGGCTCCAATCTGTTCAATACGCTGGTGGTGGTGGGCATCGCCGGCATGATCCACCCCATGGACGTTACCCGCGACGTGCTGTTGCGCGACATGCCGGTCATGGGCCTGCTCACGCTTTCCCTGTTCGTGCTGGGCTATGGCCTGCGCCGGCCCGGAGCCATCACCCGGCCGGAAGGGGCCGTGCTGACGGCCTGTTACCTGGGCTACACCGCCTGGCTGGTGGTGACGGCCCTGGGCGGGGCGTAG
- a CDS encoding sigma-54-dependent transcriptional regulator, whose product MARVLIIDDDDFIRSSLARCFADLGHETLLAANLQEGLAQAEAGADVIYLDLGLPDGDGKAAIDQLAATATRPEIIVITGLGDNYGAREALACGAWDYLRKPASPHQVKASLAGALHYRASRHQDAALPQAFNACGILGESASMSRVKHLLARAAQSEANVLITGETGVGKELAAKAVHANSPRAGGPFVVVDCSTMSRQLVESQLYGHMRGSFTGAHADHAGLVAAAHGGVLFLDEVGELPLTLQKSLLRVLQERRYRPVGGTRELVSDFRLVAATNRDLDAMTAAGAFRGDLLFRLRTMDVTLPALRERGDDLLLLARHFAAKSCSRYRLPQKLLSPHLLQALGGYDWPGNVRELGNVMEAAVIEAGQDPALYPKHLPPHVRLSAIGEAEAAAPVLSPPVTPAALPAPLSTYDAFKAAQDRQYFQQLLEITGPDVVRASQISGLSVPSIYRRLQQIGLPTPGKVRR is encoded by the coding sequence ATGGCCCGAGTGCTGATCATCGACGACGACGACTTCATCCGCAGCAGCCTGGCCCGCTGTTTTGCCGATCTCGGTCACGAGACGCTGCTTGCCGCCAATCTGCAGGAGGGGCTGGCCCAGGCCGAGGCCGGGGCGGATGTGATCTATCTGGATCTCGGCCTGCCCGACGGCGACGGCAAGGCCGCCATCGATCAGCTGGCCGCCACGGCCACGCGGCCGGAAATCATCGTCATCACCGGCCTGGGCGACAACTACGGCGCGCGGGAAGCCCTGGCCTGCGGCGCCTGGGACTACCTGCGCAAGCCGGCCTCGCCGCACCAGGTCAAGGCCTCCCTGGCCGGGGCCCTGCATTATCGCGCCTCCCGGCACCAGGATGCCGCCCTGCCCCAGGCTTTCAACGCCTGTGGCATCCTTGGCGAGTCGGCCAGCATGAGCCGCGTCAAGCACCTGCTGGCCCGGGCCGCCCAGAGCGAGGCCAATGTGCTCATCACCGGCGAAACCGGCGTGGGCAAGGAACTGGCCGCCAAGGCCGTGCACGCCAACAGCCCCCGGGCCGGCGGGCCGTTTGTGGTGGTGGACTGCTCCACCATGTCCAGACAACTGGTGGAAAGCCAGCTCTACGGGCACATGCGCGGCTCCTTCACCGGGGCGCATGCCGACCACGCCGGGCTGGTGGCCGCGGCCCATGGTGGGGTGCTGTTTCTGGATGAAGTGGGCGAACTGCCCCTGACCCTGCAGAAGTCCCTGCTGCGCGTGCTGCAGGAACGTCGCTACCGGCCCGTGGGCGGCACCCGGGAACTGGTCAGCGATTTTCGGCTGGTGGCGGCCACCAACCGGGATCTGGACGCCATGACCGCGGCCGGCGCCTTCCGGGGCGACCTGCTCTTCCGCCTGCGGACCATGGACGTGACCCTGCCGGCCCTGCGCGAGCGCGGTGACGATCTGCTGCTGCTGGCGCGGCACTTCGCGGCCAAAAGCTGCTCGCGTTACCGGCTGCCGCAGAAACTCCTCTCGCCGCACCTGCTCCAGGCCCTGGGTGGATACGACTGGCCCGGCAACGTCCGGGAGCTGGGCAATGTCATGGAGGCAGCGGTCATCGAAGCCGGGCAGGATCCTGCGCTGTATCCCAAACACCTGCCGCCGCATGTGCGGCTGTCCGCCATCGGCGAGGCTGAGGCGGCGGCCCCAGTCCTGTCCCCTCCCGTAACACCAGCCGCCCTGCCGGCCCCATTGTCCACGTATGACGCATTCAAGGCGGCCCAGGATCGCCAGTATTTTCAGCAGCTGCTGGAGATCACCGGGCCGGATGTGGTCCGGGCCAGCCAGATTTCCGGCCTCAGCGTGCCCAGCATCTACCGCCGGCTGCAGCAGATCGGCCTGCCCACCCCGGGCAAGGTCCGGCGCTGA
- a CDS encoding hybrid sensor histidine kinase/response regulator: MPCSFAHFAEGCPSPLASFDAKRRLTYANPAFCATFLGGDDQASGRGLADLGLPPSLAASLAQGLNRARRTGQEQAFIWDPCPDWYLDAGQQPYRCRCIPADRDGGGQAVVEFREVPDAERLKKALLTERQVRREAERLKERGRELFYNVIDEVPIFVYMQRRDYTVAYANRKTRDLYGPTEGRLCYEVFGGRTSPCPVCPTFRVFETGKTESWQFTDRQGRTFHVYDYPFEDEHGEPLVMELGIDVTELKRVERELYQAQKMRAIGVLAGGIAHDLNNNLVPIIFNLDYVLGRLAGEADRAPLAEALRAAYRAADLVEQVLEFGRRQHVSREPLRLEPLLQEHLALFRASLPRNVRLDLRCEVDAAAGQDCVLANAGQMQQLLDNLCRNAVQAMPDGGLLRVQLRGFRMPGQGQGQGQGQAAGSGQAAPHPGLAPGEYAALRVADTGQGIEPDRLERIFEPFYTTKKGAGGTGMGLAVVHSIVASCGGIIAVNSVPGRGTVFEILLPRCEAGPAESPGPPGPPGPPGPAPLPARTPPPRHAGPEHGHLLLVDDDQAALQAMDRVLREAGYQVTAAASAAEGLEAFRQAGGRFNLVLADHFMPDMDGLEMASRLLALDASARIVMCTGHVEPALERRAIAAGVVDFLMKPMTPRTLAECVRRHCR, translated from the coding sequence ATGCCCTGCAGTTTCGCGCACTTTGCCGAGGGATGCCCCAGCCCCCTGGCCAGCTTCGACGCCAAGCGCCGCCTGACCTATGCCAACCCCGCCTTCTGCGCCACATTCCTTGGCGGGGACGATCAGGCCTCCGGCCGCGGCCTGGCCGATCTCGGCCTGCCGCCCTCCCTGGCCGCCTCCCTGGCCCAGGGGCTGAACCGTGCCCGCCGCACCGGCCAGGAGCAGGCCTTCATCTGGGATCCCTGTCCGGATTGGTACCTGGATGCCGGCCAGCAGCCGTACCGCTGTCGCTGCATCCCGGCGGACCGCGACGGTGGCGGTCAGGCGGTGGTGGAATTTCGGGAGGTGCCGGACGCCGAGCGCCTCAAGAAGGCCCTGCTGACCGAACGCCAAGTGCGCCGCGAGGCCGAGCGCCTCAAGGAGCGGGGCCGCGAGCTGTTTTACAACGTCATCGACGAGGTGCCCATCTTCGTCTACATGCAGCGCCGCGACTACACCGTGGCCTATGCCAACCGCAAAACCCGCGACCTGTACGGCCCCACCGAGGGCCGGCTGTGCTATGAAGTCTTTGGCGGCCGCACCTCGCCCTGTCCGGTCTGCCCTACCTTCCGCGTGTTCGAGACCGGCAAGACCGAGAGCTGGCAGTTTACGGACCGCCAGGGCCGGACCTTTCACGTCTACGATTATCCCTTCGAGGACGAACACGGCGAGCCCCTGGTGATGGAGCTGGGCATCGACGTCACCGAGCTCAAGCGCGTGGAGCGGGAGCTGTATCAGGCCCAGAAGATGCGGGCCATCGGCGTGCTGGCCGGGGGCATTGCCCACGATCTGAACAACAACCTCGTGCCCATCATCTTCAACCTGGATTACGTCCTGGGCCGGCTGGCCGGAGAGGCAGACCGCGCCCCCCTGGCCGAGGCCCTGCGCGCCGCCTACCGCGCCGCGGATCTGGTGGAACAGGTGCTGGAATTCGGCCGCCGGCAGCATGTCAGCCGCGAACCGCTGCGCCTGGAGCCGCTGCTGCAGGAGCATCTGGCCCTGTTCCGCGCCTCCCTGCCCCGCAACGTCCGCCTGGATCTGCGCTGCGAGGTCGATGCCGCCGCCGGCCAGGATTGCGTGCTGGCCAATGCCGGCCAGATGCAGCAGCTGCTGGACAATCTGTGCCGCAACGCCGTGCAGGCCATGCCCGATGGCGGGCTGCTGCGCGTGCAGCTGCGCGGCTTCCGCATGCCGGGGCAAGGACAGGGGCAGGGGCAGGGGCAGGCGGCCGGCAGCGGGCAGGCTGCGCCCCATCCCGGCCTTGCGCCGGGCGAGTACGCGGCCCTGCGCGTGGCGGACACGGGCCAGGGCATTGAACCGGACCGGCTGGAACGGATCTTCGAGCCCTTCTACACCACCAAAAAAGGCGCCGGCGGCACGGGCATGGGGCTGGCCGTGGTGCATTCCATCGTGGCCAGTTGCGGCGGCATCATCGCCGTGAACAGCGTCCCGGGCCGGGGCACGGTCTTTGAAATCCTCCTGCCCCGCTGCGAGGCCGGCCCGGCCGAGTCCCCCGGACCGCCCGGACCGCCCGGACCGCCCGGACCAGCCCCCCTGCCCGCCCGGACCCCGCCGCCGCGGCATGCCGGCCCGGAACACGGCCATCTGCTGTTGGTGGATGACGATCAGGCCGCACTCCAGGCCATGGACCGGGTGCTGCGGGAGGCCGGCTATCAGGTGACGGCCGCCGCCAGCGCCGCCGAGGGGCTGGAGGCCTTCCGCCAGGCCGGGGGCCGGTTCAACCTTGTGCTGGCCGACCACTTCATGCCGGACATGGACGGCCTGGAGATGGCGTCCCGACTGCTGGCCCTGGACGCCTCGGCCAGAATCGTCATGTGCACCGGCCACGTGGAACCGGCCCTGGAGCGCCGGGCCATCGCCGCCGGGGTGGTGGATTTCCTCATGAAACCCATGACCCCGCGAACCCTGGCGGAATGCGTCCGCCGGCATTGCCGGTAG
- a CDS encoding glutamine synthetase family protein, which produces MTMFQQRSSSLDSIKQTIREHDIHFVRFEQADLYGVSRSKTVPINSFMDYVENGLNFYGGLLGLDIQSMVPSGTGYAEEVAFADHCTVPDLSTFTVLPWAPHTANIIVDPYWYDGTPAMASPRLLLKKLLQAYDDLGFICRLGYEFEFYVLHKDTRQPVYGGQPIFVTLKNNFDMDFTYDLMRKMEQAGVRIITQNSEHGPGQQELNLYYKDGLPAADTAMLFKMGAKEIALQHGYMATWMTKPFIDSSGSGSHFHVSLIDKQTGKNVFDDPDGACGLTDLARRFLAGLLKHARANTVFTAPTINCYKRYRVNSFAPHSATWGMENRTVGIRLKGCRGQSTHFENRLACGGSNPYLMAVSTLAAGLEGLRSNPPLPDPIMDIAYTRNDVPVLPHSLEEAIREFEQDTSLHEVLDPEFVKLVLAVKKFEVQTAKAQFADYGTPAFNNRVDPWEWDYYMELL; this is translated from the coding sequence ATGACCATGTTCCAGCAACGCTCCAGTTCCCTCGACAGCATCAAGCAGACCATCCGCGAACACGACATCCATTTTGTCCGCTTCGAGCAGGCCGATCTGTACGGCGTCTCCCGCAGCAAGACCGTGCCCATCAACAGCTTCATGGATTACGTGGAAAACGGGCTGAACTTCTACGGCGGCCTGCTGGGGCTGGACATTCAGTCCATGGTGCCCAGCGGCACGGGCTATGCCGAGGAAGTGGCCTTTGCGGACCACTGCACCGTGCCGGATCTGTCCACGTTCACCGTGCTGCCCTGGGCCCCGCACACGGCGAACATCATTGTGGATCCCTACTGGTACGACGGCACGCCGGCCATGGCCTCCCCCCGGCTGCTGCTCAAGAAGCTCCTGCAGGCGTACGACGATCTCGGCTTCATCTGCCGCCTGGGCTACGAGTTTGAATTCTACGTGCTGCACAAGGACACCCGCCAGCCGGTCTACGGCGGGCAGCCCATCTTCGTGACGCTCAAGAACAACTTCGACATGGACTTCACCTACGATCTGATGCGCAAGATGGAGCAGGCCGGCGTGCGCATCATCACCCAGAATTCCGAGCATGGCCCGGGCCAGCAGGAACTGAATCTCTATTACAAGGACGGCCTGCCCGCTGCGGACACGGCCATGCTCTTCAAGATGGGGGCCAAGGAAATCGCCCTGCAGCACGGCTACATGGCCACCTGGATGACCAAGCCCTTCATCGATTCCAGCGGCTCGGGGTCCCACTTTCATGTGAGTCTCATCGACAAGCAGACCGGCAAGAATGTTTTTGATGATCCAGACGGCGCCTGCGGCCTGACGGATCTGGCCCGCAGGTTCCTGGCCGGCCTGCTCAAGCATGCCCGGGCCAACACCGTGTTCACCGCGCCCACCATCAACTGCTACAAGCGCTACCGCGTGAATTCCTTTGCCCCGCACAGCGCCACCTGGGGCATGGAGAACCGCACCGTGGGCATTCGCCTCAAGGGCTGCCGCGGCCAGAGCACGCACTTTGAGAACCGGCTGGCGTGCGGCGGGTCCAACCCGTACCTGATGGCCGTGAGCACCCTGGCCGCCGGGCTGGAGGGGCTGCGGTCCAATCCGCCCCTGCCCGATCCCATCATGGACATCGCCTATACCAGAAACGACGTGCCCGTGCTGCCGCACAGTCTGGAAGAGGCCATCCGGGAATTCGAGCAGGATACGTCCCTGCACGAGGTGCTGGATCCGGAATTCGTCAAGCTGGTGCTGGCGGTGAAGAAGTTCGAGGTGCAGACGGCCAAGGCCCAGTTTGCGGATTACGGCACGCCGGCCTTCAACAACCGTGTGGATCCCTGGGAATGGGATTACTACATGGAACTGCTGTAG
- a CDS encoding C45 family autoproteolytic acyltransferase/hydolase: MEGTLPAAAPVSSSPLVVDLAGTPYEMGLTHGQACRELIREFAASVLQVHQANNRFLKAEREELTGFCLRNLGFLQKWCPELVEEMRGIAAGAGLPFEDILYLNSFLELEDLRAPGLGGRTMPDALWGCTTYNVAPAAAAGGQALIGQTYDMERYYEKFVVLLRITPQDGPAQLVVTFAGVLGVNGVNAAGVAAVINKVVATDARPGVIYPCIMRRALASRRIGDALGAVIFSPRATGMNYQLAGMGVAFCAEVSATSYELLEFDGAIAHTNHYLSQAMRRFETPNWLSHGGSMVRRQVAQDFLDRHRGDITPALLAELSRNHVNHPRCICAHGFDGEAETTAFHTVFAVVMDPAAGWLDLCVGNPCQGDYRRHQL; this comes from the coding sequence ATGGAAGGCACCCTCCCCGCTGCTGCTCCTGTTTCCAGTTCCCCGCTGGTGGTGGACCTGGCCGGCACGCCCTATGAAATGGGCCTGACCCACGGCCAGGCCTGCCGCGAGCTGATCCGCGAATTCGCCGCCTCCGTGCTCCAGGTGCACCAGGCCAACAATCGCTTTCTGAAGGCCGAGCGCGAGGAGCTGACCGGCTTCTGCCTGCGCAATCTGGGGTTCCTGCAAAAGTGGTGTCCCGAGCTGGTGGAGGAGATGCGCGGCATCGCCGCCGGCGCAGGCCTGCCCTTCGAGGACATCCTGTACCTCAACTCCTTTTTGGAACTGGAGGATCTGCGCGCCCCCGGCCTGGGCGGCCGCACCATGCCCGATGCCCTGTGGGGCTGCACCACGTACAACGTGGCCCCTGCCGCCGCCGCCGGTGGGCAGGCATTGATCGGCCAGACCTACGACATGGAGCGCTACTACGAAAAGTTCGTGGTGCTGCTGCGCATCACGCCCCAAGACGGCCCGGCGCAGCTGGTGGTGACCTTTGCCGGGGTGCTGGGCGTGAACGGCGTGAACGCCGCCGGGGTGGCCGCAGTCATCAACAAGGTGGTGGCCACGGACGCCCGGCCCGGGGTGATCTACCCCTGCATCATGCGCCGGGCGCTGGCGTCCCGCCGCATCGGGGATGCCCTGGGCGCGGTGATCTTCTCCCCCCGGGCCACGGGCATGAACTATCAGCTGGCCGGCATGGGCGTGGCGTTCTGCGCCGAAGTCTCGGCCACGTCCTACGAGCTGTTGGAGTTCGACGGCGCCATCGCCCACACCAACCACTACCTGAGCCAGGCCATGCGCCGGTTCGAAACGCCCAACTGGCTCAGCCACGGCGGGTCCATGGTCCGTCGCCAGGTGGCCCAGGACTTCCTGGACCGCCACCGCGGGGACATTACCCCGGCCCTGCTGGCGGAGCTGAGCCGCAATCACGTGAACCATCCGCGCTGCATCTGCGCGCATGGCTTTGACGGCGAGGCAGAAACCACAGCGTTCCACACCGTGTTTGCGGTGGTGATGGATCCGGCTGCCGGCTGGCTGGATCTGTGCGTGGGCAACCCCTGCCAGGGCGACTACCGCCGGCATCAACTCTGA